The Cryobacterium sp. SO1 genomic sequence GAATGGCGTGCGCCTGGTGCTGCACCGCGGCGCCACGACCGCCGAGAACAGGGCTGCAGCATCCGCTTTCGTCGGCGACCCGTACGGCCTGCTCACCTGGCACTCCGACATTCGGGCGAGCCTGCTCGTCACCGATCTCGCCGACCTGGCCGGTAAACGGGACGCGGCCGTCGGAGTCGTTCGGGCGTGGCTCGCGGCGGACTCGGTCTCGCGCTGAACCAGAACCCAGCCCGGCTGGATTGGAAAATCGAAGCACAGCGAGAATACGCATGTGACAACGGAATGCGCCCCGGTTCTCCGCGGCTGACCGCCGTCGGCACATAGCCCTGCAGGAGTTATACCCCCGATCACGCGGTTTCGCGCGGGGTGCGGCCAGGCTGCACGGGCACCTTTCGCAGGCACGACCGCGGCAGTACCGTGTCTGGCGTGAGGCGGATGCCCACCTCACGGACGACACCGATCGGGAGGCCCACCTTGACGAGCACGCCCACCCGCCGCGACGGTTACCTGCCGCCCAGCCGCTTCATGTTGCACGTCGTCAACCCCGTCGCCCGGGCCTGCGGGGCTCCCACCCTCATCGTGCGGGGGCGCCTGAGCGGCCGGGAGATCAGCACCCCGGTGGCACCGTTTCGCTATCAGGGCCACCGGTACGTGATCGCCGGTCGTGGCCAGACCCAATGGGTGCGCAACCTCCGGGTCGCCGGACGCTGCGAGCTACGCGTCGCCTGGCGCCGCCACCCGTATCGGGCCACCGAACTGCGCGGGCTCGAGCACGACGAGGTCGCCGCGGACTATCTGGAGAAGCTGGGCCGGCGCGCGGGTCCGTTCCTCTCCGAGCTGCCGGATCCGGCTGACCATCCGATCTTCCGGCTCGAACCCTGCTAAGCACCGGTCCGTAGCTGACTATCGATCGCTCAGCGCACGGGCAGCCCCACCATGCGCAGCCACGCCGCCAGGTGCAACTCGTCAAGCACCGGTGCCCGCAGCGCCGCGTAGCCGTCCGGCCGCACGACGAGCATGCCGGTGCCTGGCCGGTCGTCAAGCCGGTAGCTGTGCACCAGCGGACCGAGCATCCGTTCGGGCACCGGTCGTGCGTCGGCCTGCAGCAGGATGTGCACGCCCGGCCGCGCGAGCAACGCGTGCAGGCGAACCCGGCGGCCCTCGCAGCGCACCAGGGTGTCGGCCACCCGCGATCCCGGCCGCAACCCCCGCCGGGCCAGCCCGCCCTGCACCGGGGTGAGCGACGCGCGCAGGTCCATCGACAGCGGGCTGTGCGTGTAGCGCAACCGGAACTGCGCGAGGGTGCGCACGCCGGCCGCAGTGAGCCGGCGCTGCCGGATAAGCCAGGGCAGCAGTGGGGCCACCACCGGCACCAGCACCGCCCGGCCGAGCTGGGCCAGCGGATGCAGGCTCGCCTCGGCCCAGTACATGGCGTGCGTCAGGCGCAACACGGCCCGGTCGGCGGGGCGGCGCTCAAGGGCGTAGGAGTCCAGCAGCGCCGAGCCGGGCCGGGCGGCCGACAGCCCGGCGCCGTCATCCGCGCCCGGCGCCGGGACCGGTCGCCGGCCGGCCGCGGCGGCGAAGGCCAGCTTCCAGCCGAGGTTCACGGCGTCGTGGATGCCGGCGTTCATGCCCTGCGCCCCCGCCGGCGAATGCACATGGGCGGCGTCGCCGGCGACGAACAGCGGTCCGCGGCTGAACCTGCTGGCGATCCGGTGCTGCAGCCGCACCCGAGCCGACCAGGCCACCTCGGTGATCTGCGCCGGCAACCCGGCCTCGTCAACCAGCCCCTGCAACTGCTCCTGCGGCACGGGCGGCCCCGGTTGGCCAAGCGGCTGCCGGTCCTCGCCCGCCCGCCGGGTAGCGAGCATCCGCCAACGGGCCCGCTCGCCCACGTTGAACAGGAACACCAGCCCGCGCCGCGCAAGGACCACGTGCGCGACCCCCTTCTCGAGCATCACCGGCGCCACCCGGCGCGATTCGCCGCCGGCGGGCCCCAGCTCCACGTCGGCGAGCACCACCTCCTCGTTGTAGTCGCCGCCGAGAAAGCCACCCACCGAACGGCGCACCAGGCTCGCCGGTCCGTCGCAGCCGACCAGGAACCGGCACAGCACGTCCTCGTCCGGCCCGCCGTCCGCGGTCCGCAGCACCGACCGGGCGCCGCCCTGGCCCAACCGCGCCAGCCGCACCACCTCGGTGCCGCGTTCCACCACCACCCCGCGCTCGGCGAGCGCCGAAGCCAGCACCGCCTCCACGTCCGCCTGCCGGATCAGCAGCAGGTGCGGGAAGGCGGTGCCGGCCAGGGCGAGCTGCTCGATCGATACCGGCACCACCCGCGTGCGCAGGTGCAGCCGCATCGACGGCGAGGTCACGCCGAGCTCGAGCAGGGCATCCGTCACCCCCAACGGGCGCAGAAGTTCGAGGGTGCGCGGATGCATCACCACGGCCCGCGACGGCTGGAACGGCGCCGGCCGGCGCTCGACGACCCGCACCACGGCGCCGTGGTCCACGGCCTCCAGGGCCAGGGCCAGCCCGGTGGTGCCGGCTCCCACGACAAGAAGGTCCACGTCGAAATCGGTCATACCGGTTCGCGCATCCGGCCCGTGCATAATGCTCTGCACCCGAAACCACCGGTGCCCGCCACGCAGGCGGTCAGGCCCGGCACCGCGGGGCCCAACGGCAGGGGCGGTTTCTCGTGCATCCGGTCGCTCCTCCCACTGCCGGCGGCGGCCACCCGTCGTCGGCGGCCGGTGCACGACGCTGCCAGCATAAGCAACCCATCCGTTCCGGGGAAGGCCCGGCCGGGGCGCGCTGCCTCCGGGCATTCGTCGGCGATTCCGCCCGGTGCGCGGTAACCTCAAGCCAGGTGCCCCCCCGCCCACCTCGCTCCACCCGATACCGTCCCGAAGGACACATCATCCCGAATTCCCCGCTTGACGCCCCGTGGCCATCCACCGTTGAGCCGATGGTGCACCTCGTTCAGCTGAGCGCGGTCACCATCGACGCCCTCGCCGAGGATGACCTGGAACTGGCCAATGAGCAGGCCGCGGTGGAGTTGAGTCCGTTCTTTGTGGAACCGGCCAGCGCCAACACCTGGCGGCACCGCAGCCGCCAGCTTGCCACAACGCCGGAGGACGCGAGCTGGATCACCCGGGTGATCTACGACCCCACCCGGCGCCTCGCCGTCGGCCAGTCCGGCTACCACGGCGCTCCCGACGCCACCGGCATGGTCGAGGTGGGCTACGCCGTGGATGCGGCCTACCGCCGGCAGGGCTACGCGCGCGCCGCGCTCACCGCGCTGCTTCACCGCGCCGGCCTCGAACCCACGGTCACGGTCGTTCGGGCCACCATCAGCCCGGACAACCTGCCCTCGCGGGCCCTCATCGCCCAGTTCGGTTTCGTCGAGGTGGGCGAGCAGTGGGACGACGAGGACGGCCTGGAAACCATCTTCGAGCTGCCCCTCCGCTGAGCCGGCCGCTGCGGCGGTGGCGCGGGCGGTGGCGGTTGATGGTGGCGGTGGCCGGTGGCCGGTGGCGGTTGGTGGTGGCGGTGGCCGGTGGTGCATCCGCTGCCGCGGCACTCGTTCATGCCCGCGGCACTAGTTGGTTCCCGCGGCACTAGTTGGTTCCCGCGGCACTGGTAACAACACGTGCCACCGGGAGCAACACGGGCCACCGGGAGCAACACGCGCCGGCGGGAACAACACGGGCCACCAACGCACCCTCCGCTCATGCCGCCGTGCCGGCACTCGTGCGTGAATCCGTCGCCGCACGCGCACGAAGCGGATGCCCACGCGCACCCGCCCGAGTGCGTCACCGACGGCATCCATGCCAAGCTTGAAGCCCGTGCATCGCACCCGCCGAATCGGCGGACCGCCCACGATCACCCATCACCTCACCATCAGAGAGTCCGTTGACGCAATGACGCCTCCCGCTCGCACCGTGGAACGCCCCGACGTGGCCGTGCGCCGTGCCCGTTTCGCCGTGGCCGTGCTGTTTTTCACGAACGGCGCCCTCTTCGCCAATCTGATCCCCCGGTATCCCGCGATCAAGTCCGAGCTCGGGCTCAGCAACGCCGAGTTCGGCTTCGCCGTCGCCGCGTTCCCGCTCGGCGCCCTGCTCGCCGGACTCGCCGCCGGAATGCTCATCCGCCGGTTCCGCTCCTCCCGGGTGGCCGTGGTCTCGACGATGCTCACCGCGGTCGGCCTGATCCTGGCGGGGATCGCGCCCAGCTGGGCGGCCCTGGCCGCCGGGATCTTCCTGGCCGGGGCGATGGACTCGATCACCGACGTCGCCCAGAACTCGCACGGCCTGCGCGTGCAGCGGCTTTACAAACGCTCCATCCTCAACTCCTTCCACGCGGTTTGGAGCATCGGCGCGGTCACCGGCGGCCTCCTCGGCGCTGCGGCCGCGCAGCTCGACATTCCGCGCGGCCAGCATCTCATCGTGTCCGCCGTCACCTTCAGCCTGTTCGCCCTGTACAGCTACCGGTTCCTGCTCGCCGGGCCGGAGCCCCTCGAACCCGAGGCCACCGCCCCGGTGCAGCACACCGCCGGCGCCCCCGCCCGCTCAGTCGGCCGGTGGGCCAAGTGGCTGGTGCTCGGGGCGCTTGTGGTGATCGCCGCCTCCGGCGCCGTCGTCGAAGACGCCGGCGCGTCCTGGTCGGCCATCTACCTCTCCGACGCGCTCGGCGCATCCGCTCTCGTGGCCGGCCTCGGCTTCATCGCCCTGCAGGGCATGCAGTTCATCGGCCGGCTGCTCGGCGACGGCCTCGTCGACAGGTTCGGCCAGCGCGCCGTCGCCCGCACCGGCGGGGCGATCGTGTTCCTGGGCATGGGCACCGCGCTGGTCTTCCCGTCCATTCCGGGCACCGTCGTGGGGTTCGGCCTGGCCGGCTTCGGCGTCGCCACCCTGATCCCCGCCGCGATGCACGCCGCCGACGAGCTGCCCGGCTTCCGGGCCGGCACCGGGCTCACCATCGTCGCCTGGCTGCTGCGGCTGGGTTTCCTGTTCTCGCCGCCCGTCATCGGCGCCATCGCCGACCTCTCCCAGCTGCGCTATGGGCTGCTGATCGTGCCGGTGGCCGGCCTGCTCGTGGTGTTCTTCGCCCCGGTGCTGGCCACCCGGGTGCACCGCAGGGCCGCGGATGACGTACCAGCGGACGAACCGGACCTCAGCCCCACACCGACCCCGTAACCGCGCTACCGCGTCTCGCCGTCGGGTTGGATCTCCGCGCGCACCGGCACGGCGGGCCGCAGCATCAGGCCGAGGAACATCGCCAGCCCCAGCACACCGGATAGCAGCCCGCTGCCGCCCAGATACATCTCGGCCGGGGTGGCGAATGCGGTCAGGGCGTCCATGCGCAGGCCGACGGCAATCAGGTACCCGGTGGAACCGACACACAGCCCGACACTGACCACCAGACCGAGAACAACGATGCTCGGGCTCTTCATCGGGTGCTCCTTCGGGGAATCGTTGGCTGATTCAAGCACAGATCTGCTCTGGTCAGGGGATTATTCTGGGCGGGTGCCCGGGCGGGCCGGTGCGGACCCCGGTGCCCAGCATCCGCTCAGCCACGTCGCGCCTAAACTCGACGAATGACCTCTCCCGCCGCATCCGCCCTACCCGCCGTGCCCACCGCAATCACGATGTTCGGCGCCGAGTGGTGCCGCGATTGCCGCCGGTCGAAGAAGTTGCTCGACGGCCTCGGTGTGGCGTACGACTATGTGGACCTGGAAACCGTGGCCGACGGTGCCGACCGGGCCAAGGCCATCAGCGGCCGCACCCAGATCCCCGTGATCGTGTTCGCCGACGACACCCATATGGTGGAGCCCAGCGACGCCGAGGTGCGCGCCAAGCTCATCGAGCTCGGCACCGTCTAGCCGGCCCCGGCCCGGAGCACGCCCCGCCCGAAGGCCATGAACTCCGCCGCGAGCGCCGACGGCACGACGTCGAGATCGGGGCAGGCATCCGGGTCGGCCACCACGGTGATGGCCAGCGTGCCCGCGTAGGACAGCGCCGCGAAGGCGATTGTCACGTTGCCGGTGCACGGGCTCAGCGGCAGTATCGCCGTGATCGGAGCGCCGAAGATCGTCAGCGGCACCGCCGGCCCGCGCAGATTGCTCGTGAACGTGTGGATCAGCCGTTGCCGTTCGATGAACCGCTGGTAGAGCCCCACCCGCGCCAACAGCCTGAACAGCGGGCCGATCAGGGCCGTGGATGCGCCGCGCGCGCTCTGCTTGGCCGTGCGGGTCAGCGCCGCCACCTGGCCGAGCCTGGACCGGGCGTCGCCGGCCGCGGGGATCCGCAGCGGGATGACGCCGCTCTGGTTGCCGAGTTGCCCGGCGGTGGTCTGCTGTCGTGCGGAGAACGGCACGGACACGACGACCTCGTCGAGCCGCTCGCCGCGGACCTCGAGCAACCGGCGCAGCGCCCCAGCGATGGCCACCAGCAGCAGGTCGTTCACGGTGGCCCGCTCGGCACGGGCCACGGCCAGGGCCTCAGCCAGGTCCACCCGGATGCTCACGAACCGGCGCCGCGGCCCCGTCGGCAGGTTGAGCGTGCTGCGGGGCAGCCGGCCAGAGCGGGCACTGCCGGAGCGGGCACTGCCGGCGGGGGCACTGCCGGCGCGGGCACTGCCGGCGCGGGCACTGCCGGCGCGGGCACTGCCGGAGCGGGCACTGCCGGCGGGGGCGGTGCGGGAGCTGGGCGCGGTGCGGGAGCTGGGGGCGGTGCCGGCAGGGCCGGTCGGAGGGTGGCCCACCCCGCGCAGCTGTCGCGCCGCGGCGACGAGCCGCAGCACCCCGCGGGGCAGCTTAGCCACGGCGCGCAGCCGCAGCCGAGCCATGTCGGCGGCGATTCGGCCATTCGTCGGCCGCGGCCGGGGAAAGGGGCCGGGTTCGGCCGGTGCCGCGCCGTCGGCGAGAGCGCCCAAGACGGCCAGTCCCCCGATCCCGTCGGCGAGCACGTGGTGGAAGACGATGATCAGGGCCGCCTGGGCGCCGCCGGGCGCGGTGACCAGGATGGCCGCCCAGAGCGGCCGGTCGCGCGGCAGCGGAGTGCCCAGCCGGTCGGCGGCCAGCCTGAGCACGGCCTCCTCGCCGGCGAGAACGGGCTCGACCACCCTCACGTGCCGGTTGATGTCGAAGCCGGCGTCGTCCTGCCAGATCGGCCGGCCGCATCCGAGTGGCACCGACAGCAGTCGTTGCCGCAGCCGGGGCACCAGGGCGACCCGTTGGCCGAGCTGCTCGATCACGGTCTGCGGGTCGAGGCCGTTCGTCGTGTCGAGCCACAGCACCGCTCCGACCTGCATCGGGGTGGAGCCGTGTTCGGCGACCAGCGACATGAGATCGTCGGCGCTCACCCGGTCGATCGGAGGTGGCCTGCGCATGCCTCGACGGTATACCCGCGCGCGGGTCACCGCCGGCGCCGGATGCGGATCACTGCGGAACTCCGAGCATCCAGGCCAGGGTCTGCAGCGCCGTGGCCTCGTGCCGGGTGAGCTGCCTGCCCCCGGCTCCCGGCGGAGCGCTCTCGACGGCCCGGCGCACAACATGCTCGGCCACCCTGAACAACCAGGCCCGGAACGCCGAGTCCAGGCCGGGGGCTTGCGCCTGGACCAGGGCCAGCGCCCGCGCCAACTCCCCCAGTACCCGGGCCTGCTCGTCGGCGGCGCCGTCGATCACCCCCAGGTCGCGAGTGAGCACCTTCGCCTCCAGATCGGCCTCGATCTCCTTCACGATGGGCAGCCCGTCCGGCTGATGTGCCTCCATCACCACCGCCTTCTCCACGGCCAGCATCTCCGTCAGAACACCCATCGGCCCCTGCGGCGACGCCCCCACCAGAAACAGCGCGGCCCCCACGGCCTGCCATTCCTCGGCAGTGAAAGCCTCCCTGACGGCCATCTCAGCTCCTCCTCGAGCGCCGGCGCCTCCCGATCCACGCTACGCCAGCGAATCCTGGGCCCGCTAGACCTGCCGGCGCCGGACCCGCCGCGCATCCGCCGGTTGCACGGCGCCCACGCCGGGGGTACCGTAGGCGCCACATCGCACCCGGCCGCGGGTCACTTGTCGAACCGACCGCACCACTTCATGCACCGGTAGTCTTCACCCCGGGGGTACAGATGGACACGACAGAGCACAACGCGCCAGAGCAGCACTCGACGGTTCCGCACGTGGAAGCGCCGAACAACGCCGTGCCGCACACCGCAGCCGACGACGGCCTGAGAATCTTCGACGACGTGCACGAGGTGCGCGGTGAGCCCGTAGCGTTCGTCGGGTTGCAGCTGCTGGCCGTGATGCTCAGCTATTCTTTCGCGCTGGGCATGCTCGTGGTGGTCCTGGTCCCCGTGGCGCTGGCCCTCACGCTGCTCTGGCCGTACCTGCTGCAGATCCTGTTCCCGGCAGCATCCGGCTGGTAGCCCCGGCTGCTGACTCCACCAGCGCCTACGTGACCAGCGCCGCCCGGTACCGCTCGTACCGCGACCTGCCCACGGGCCGGATCTCGGCGTCAGGCGGGGCAGGCGCCGCTCTGCCCCTGGCGCGCCACCCGCCTAACGGCGCCTTACCCGCGCAGCGACTTCCCGCTCGCTGAACGACCCCATCGCCGCCACCCGGTCAGACCCGCCCGGCCGGCGCCTTCGAGCCCGTGGGCACGGTCGCCGCGGCCAGGGACAGCTCCAACGCGTGCACCTCGGTGTAGTCCAGCGCCGTGCGCACGGCACCGATGGAGACGATCTCGCTGCCCAGGGCGGAGGCGAAAACCCGCGGCGGCATCAGCGTGTGCACCGGCAGGTGCTGCTCGATGGTGGGGATCAGGACCCGACTGGCCTTGGCAATCGCGCCGGCGAGCACCACGATTTCGGGGTTCACCAGGGTGGACAGGGTGGCGATGACCCGCGCGAACCGCTCGCCGAGCCGGTCCAGGATGGCCAGCGCCGCCGCATCCCCCGCCTTCGCCGCCTCGAAGACCATCTCGGCGGTCACCGCCGACGGCAGCCCTCCGCTGAGCCGGACCAGGATGCCTCGGTCAGCCTCCGCGGCGGCCATCCTCCGCTGCACCTCCGCGGCGCCCCACTCGACGGCGAGCATGGCGATACCCTCGGCGCCGCCGACCCCCTCGGTCGACGCGAGGTAGGCCATCTCCCCGGCGGCGCCCTGGCTGCCGTGCAGCACCCGGCCGCCCACCACGAGCCCGGAACCCAGTCGTTCCCCGGCCAGGATCACCGCGAAGTCTTCCGAGCCGGTGCAGTGGCCGCGCCAGCGCTCGGCGAGGGCGGCGAGGTTCGCGTCGTTGTCCACCACAACGGGCCAGCCGTAGCGTTCACCGAAGGCGTGGCCGATGTCCACGTTCATGATCGTCCAGAATGGGTTCCCCGGCACCGTGCGCCCCAGCGCGTCGATGGGCGCGGCCACGCCCACCCCCACCGCCAGCACGGCGCCGGGAGCTGTTGCTGCTGCGGCGAG encodes the following:
- a CDS encoding DUF1801 domain-containing protein, with protein sequence MVDRYRSVEEFLAAQPAERLPVIEALRQLVLEAGPGAREHIKWNSPSYVVGGVDQATISAQGKNGVRLVLHRGATTAENRAAASAFVGDPYGLLTWHSDIRASLLVTDLADLAGKRDAAVGVVRAWLAADSVSR
- a CDS encoding nitroreductase/quinone reductase family protein, with protein sequence MTSTPTRRDGYLPPSRFMLHVVNPVARACGAPTLIVRGRLSGREISTPVAPFRYQGHRYVIAGRGQTQWVRNLRVAGRCELRVAWRRHPYRATELRGLEHDEVAADYLEKLGRRAGPFLSELPDPADHPIFRLEPC
- a CDS encoding FAD-dependent monooxygenase, which produces MTDFDVDLLVVGAGTTGLALALEAVDHGAVVRVVERRPAPFQPSRAVVMHPRTLELLRPLGVTDALLELGVTSPSMRLHLRTRVVPVSIEQLALAGTAFPHLLLIRQADVEAVLASALAERGVVVERGTEVVRLARLGQGGARSVLRTADGGPDEDVLCRFLVGCDGPASLVRRSVGGFLGGDYNEEVVLADVELGPAGGESRRVAPVMLEKGVAHVVLARRGLVFLFNVGERARWRMLATRRAGEDRQPLGQPGPPVPQEQLQGLVDEAGLPAQITEVAWSARVRLQHRIASRFSRGPLFVAGDAAHVHSPAGAQGMNAGIHDAVNLGWKLAFAAAAGRRPVPAPGADDGAGLSAARPGSALLDSYALERRPADRAVLRLTHAMYWAEASLHPLAQLGRAVLVPVVAPLLPWLIRQRRLTAAGVRTLAQFRLRYTHSPLSMDLRASLTPVQGGLARRGLRPGSRVADTLVRCEGRRVRLHALLARPGVHILLQADARPVPERMLGPLVHSYRLDDRPGTGMLVVRPDGYAALRAPVLDELHLAAWLRMVGLPVR
- a CDS encoding GNAT family N-acetyltransferase, whose amino-acid sequence is MVHLVQLSAVTIDALAEDDLELANEQAAVELSPFFVEPASANTWRHRSRQLATTPEDASWITRVIYDPTRRLAVGQSGYHGAPDATGMVEVGYAVDAAYRRQGYARAALTALLHRAGLEPTVTVVRATISPDNLPSRALIAQFGFVEVGEQWDDEDGLETIFELPLR
- a CDS encoding MFS transporter gives rise to the protein MTPPARTVERPDVAVRRARFAVAVLFFTNGALFANLIPRYPAIKSELGLSNAEFGFAVAAFPLGALLAGLAAGMLIRRFRSSRVAVVSTMLTAVGLILAGIAPSWAALAAGIFLAGAMDSITDVAQNSHGLRVQRLYKRSILNSFHAVWSIGAVTGGLLGAAAAQLDIPRGQHLIVSAVTFSLFALYSYRFLLAGPEPLEPEATAPVQHTAGAPARSVGRWAKWLVLGALVVIAASGAVVEDAGASWSAIYLSDALGASALVAGLGFIALQGMQFIGRLLGDGLVDRFGQRAVARTGGAIVFLGMGTALVFPSIPGTVVGFGLAGFGVATLIPAAMHAADELPGFRAGTGLTIVAWLLRLGFLFSPPVIGAIADLSQLRYGLLIVPVAGLLVVFFAPVLATRVHRRAADDVPADEPDLSPTPTP
- a CDS encoding glutaredoxin domain-containing protein; translated protein: MTSPAASALPAVPTAITMFGAEWCRDCRRSKKLLDGLGVAYDYVDLETVADGADRAKAISGRTQIPVIVFADDTHMVEPSDAEVRAKLIELGTV
- a CDS encoding wax ester/triacylglycerol synthase domain-containing protein, producing the protein MRRPPPIDRVSADDLMSLVAEHGSTPMQVGAVLWLDTTNGLDPQTVIEQLGQRVALVPRLRQRLLSVPLGCGRPIWQDDAGFDINRHVRVVEPVLAGEEAVLRLAADRLGTPLPRDRPLWAAILVTAPGGAQAALIIVFHHVLADGIGGLAVLGALADGAAPAEPGPFPRPRPTNGRIAADMARLRLRAVAKLPRGVLRLVAAARQLRGVGHPPTGPAGTAPSSRTAPSSRTAPAGSARSGSARAGSARAGSARAGSAPAGSARSGSARSGRLPRSTLNLPTGPRRRFVSIRVDLAEALAVARAERATVNDLLLVAIAGALRRLLEVRGERLDEVVVSVPFSARQQTTAGQLGNQSGVIPLRIPAAGDARSRLGQVAALTRTAKQSARGASTALIGPLFRLLARVGLYQRFIERQRLIHTFTSNLRGPAVPLTIFGAPITAILPLSPCTGNVTIAFAALSYAGTLAITVVADPDACPDLDVVPSALAAEFMAFGRGVLRAGAG
- a CDS encoding ROK family protein, producing MSPDVSSSPQVLRRANRLALLDRLRRNGAMTGTDLMNATGLTRATVHGVCDDLIDLGWVIVVVPGPGPDAGPVPKGRPARVYEFNARGGVVLGIDMGYHRVTVLVTDMRGNTLAQHVERFDESDTSAPTRIGTIDRCARLALAAAATAPGAVLAVGVGVAAPIDALGRTVPGNPFWTIMNVDIGHAFGERYGWPVVVDNDANLAALAERWRGHCTGSEDFAVILAGERLGSGLVVGGRVLHGSQGAAGEMAYLASTEGVGGAEGIAMLAVEWGAAEVQRRMAAAEADRGILVRLSGGLPSAVTAEMVFEAAKAGDAAALAILDRLGERFARVIATLSTLVNPEIVVLAGAIAKASRVLIPTIEQHLPVHTLMPPRVFASALGSEIVSIGAVRTALDYTEVHALELSLAAATVPTGSKAPAGRV